One genomic segment of Salmo trutta unplaced genomic scaffold, fSalTru1.1, whole genome shotgun sequence includes these proteins:
- the LOC115188727 gene encoding retinoic acid-induced protein 2 — protein sequence MEDLCSEHVADLPQNGGSSGGGRGGGEGVRKVENTVNQLITSEASSISSPGQANQKPTLSHMVTIPASPTMVSPSAEAPEGVALKVAATVLQPLCLGDSPVMLPIHPLQQMAGGTAPQGIPPYLLTHQGPLSLGSLSQGPGLSLPLVLEQHVFQHLNTMGAMLQQTPPCPSLSFLQNNLLFHTQPQTSSMASLAFCQPPALDQKLPGPPAQDPGIHAILQNPAFAALIQDLFSAQTNPTSSSCHPAGSTPTVPFASASFPPSQPQPPPLSYPYSSPLAPLVPPATLLVPYPVIVPLPVPLPIPLPIPIPQSQESKGYSDPSKPACMVTKSTQTNYEEIVSPPPHGNIMTLYPPSSMASLSSVAMVPEGEVLDLSVKAPPIIQPKQEMTFQQHDDTVLDLSVASKQKRKERPSSRDWHTSSEGTTTAWLPSPEGTTSVSLEVLKPAECTQKLHHRPNLLNGVTHVEFSRRRQWAVVDGGGSGNRPSSEPKSSSSSGSSNFEIFHTSQTAKVIVAVKDAIPTTAIFCGKIKSLSGLSSKSLSIKQHDSSGHTGALLHQCYGALPLPRGHHVVEQKDPNLPRNRQAIKLKKVSSQEIHILPIKKQRLAAFCPRK from the exons ATGGAGGATCTTTGCTCAGAGCATGTAGCTGACCTTCCTCAGAATGGGGGAagtagtggaggaggaagaggtggtggAGAGGGGGTCAGAAAGGTAGAGAACACTGTCAACCAGCTGATTACAAGCGAGGCCTCAAGCATCAGCTCTCCTGGCCAGGCTAATCAGAAACCAACCCTTTCACATATGGTAACTATCCCAGCGTCCCCCACCATGGTCAGTCCCAGCGCCGAGGCTCCAGAAGGCGTGGCTCTCAAGGTGGCTGCCACCGTGCTTCAGCCTCTCTGTCTGGGGGACAGTCCTGTGATGCTGCCCATCCACCCCCTCCAACAGATGGCTGGAGGAACCGCTCCCCAGGGGATCCCTCCGTACCTCCTGACCCACCAGGggcctctctctctgggctcCCTCTCCCAAGGCCCTGGCCTCTCCCTGCCTCTGGTCCTGGAGCAGCATGTGTTCCAGCATCTGAACACCATGGGAGCGATGCTCCAGCAGACTCCCCCCTGCCCTTCCCTGTCCTTCCTCCAGAACAATCTGCTGTTTCACACCCAGCCTCAGACCTCTTCCATGGCTTCATTGGCCTTCTGCCAGCCTCCAGCCCTGGATCAGAAACTACCTGGACCTCCAGCCCAGGACCCAG GTATTCATGCCATACTCCAGAACCCAGCATTCGCTGCCCTCATACAGGACCTGTTTTCTGCTCAGACCAAccccacctcctcttcctgtcACCCAGCGGGATCAACCCCAACTGTCCCCTTTGCTTCAGCCTCGTTCCCCCCATCCCAACCCcaacctccacccctctcctaccCCTACAGCTCCCCGCTAGCCCCCCTGGTACCCCCTGCCACCCTCCTGGTCCCCTACCCTGTCATTGTTCCTCTCCCTGtgcctctacccatccctctccCTATCCCCATCCCACAGAGCCAGGAGTCCAAAGGATACTCTGACCCCTCTAAACCAGCCTGTATGGTGACTAAAAGCACACAGACTAACTATGAGGAGATCGTCAGTCCTCCACCACACGGTAACATTATGACTCTTTACCCTCCATCTTCCATggcctctctgtcctctgttgccATGGTCCCCGAGGGGGAGGTGCTTGACCTATCAGTGAAAGCCCCTCCCATAATCCAACCAAAGCAGGAAATGACATTTCAACAACACGATGACACTGTCCTTGACCTGTCAGTAGCTAGTAAACAGAAAAGAAAAGAGCGTCCTTCATCGCGGGACTGGCACACTTCTTCCGAGGGCACTACTACAGCTTGGCTCCCTTCACCCGAGGGCACTACATCTGTTTCTCTGGAGGTCTTAAAGCCTGCGGAGTGCACTCAGAAGCTCCACCACCGCCCTAACCTGTTGAACGGTGTAACCCATGTAGAATTCAGTAGACGGCGGCAGTGGGCGGTGGTGGATGGAGGCGGGAGCGGTAACAGACCCAGCAGCGAGCCCaagagcagtagcagcagcggtaGCTCGAACTTTGAGATCTTTCACACCTCTCAAACAGCCAAAGTCATCGTGGCGGTCAAAGACGCGATCCCCACCACCGCCATCTTCTGTGGGAAGATCAAGTCTCTCTCAGGGCTGTCCAGTAAGAGCCTGTCTATTAAACAACACGACTCCTCCGGCCACACGGGGGCGCTGTTACATCAGTGTTACGGTGCTCTGCCTCTACCCAGAGGACACCATGTGGTGGAGCAGAAAGACCCTAACCTCCCCAGGAACAGACAGGCCATCAAACTGAAGAAGGTCAGCTCACAGGAGATCCACATCCTCCCCATCAAGAAGCAACGTCTGGCTGCCTTCTGCCCCAGGAAGTAG